In a single window of the Verrucomicrobiaceae bacterium genome:
- a CDS encoding DUF1549 domain-containing protein — protein sequence MRFLLLLVLPTLLAAAEPAREIDSLLAQGWQKHHLKPNPPASDDTFVRRIHLDIIGRIPTLDEAQAFHRSTAPDKRARLIDALLASEGHTAHFFHFWADLLRIQSRANSAQGDMTSKPYLHHIKRRLRENMPYDALVRELLTAQGKVWDNSAIGYYMRDLGMPLDNLSNTTRVFLGTRIECAQCHNHPFDKWTQMQFYQMAAFTYPLETNFTGISQQKGANALMIEARKKPELAIHSKHMGRVFENLGDFVRYSKVAALPERILKLPHDYVYPDAKPHAIIQPATMLGQPLTGDLRTFAAWMTSPENPRFTTVIANRLWKKVFGHGLIEPVDEIMDSTVPSHPALMRHLEKLMISLRYDLRAYLRILYNTTAYQNQATHTEHTAGETYHFTGPMLRRMTAEQIYDSFVTLIHPTPDLPHRHGIDSEMASKITYRGKLSDALDLLTAQEIFDGAAKASLGYEAIQQRSKPLRDAYTAAQKAKDKPLIEKLNLEIRSIEFTARTGIHDHVVVPAVARLYEKKTGHPAPPPIPVRRPTLEELKKTGQNRDYISIPGYDADQRIPQDEKNAAQARETIYRQEAAHFQLTELPAYLKAREAHYRDWPRAAQLDSPAPRGHYLREFGQSDRDLIDNASSDASMPQALVLMNSELFATILQPHTQLRLQLSTARTPDEQLEIIYRTLLTRSPTPAEKATWTRSGLTTPEDLIFALLNTQQFIFIQ from the coding sequence ATGCGATTTCTCCTTCTACTCGTCCTACCCACTTTGCTGGCTGCCGCAGAGCCTGCTCGTGAGATAGACAGCCTCCTCGCTCAGGGTTGGCAAAAGCATCACCTCAAGCCCAATCCGCCCGCCAGTGACGATACCTTCGTCCGCCGCATCCATCTCGACATCATCGGCCGCATCCCCACCCTCGACGAAGCACAGGCCTTTCACCGCAGCACCGCACCGGATAAACGAGCCCGCCTCATCGATGCCCTGCTCGCCAGCGAAGGCCACACCGCCCACTTCTTCCACTTCTGGGCTGACTTACTGCGCATCCAGTCCCGTGCCAACAGCGCTCAGGGCGACATGACCAGCAAGCCCTACCTCCACCACATCAAGCGCCGCCTCCGCGAAAACATGCCCTACGACGCACTCGTCCGTGAGCTACTCACCGCCCAGGGCAAAGTCTGGGATAACTCCGCCATCGGCTACTACATGCGCGATCTCGGCATGCCGCTCGATAATTTATCCAACACCACCCGCGTCTTCCTCGGCACCCGCATCGAGTGCGCCCAGTGCCACAACCATCCCTTCGATAAATGGACCCAGATGCAGTTCTACCAGATGGCCGCCTTCACCTACCCACTGGAGACCAACTTCACCGGCATCTCCCAGCAAAAAGGAGCCAACGCACTCATGATCGAAGCACGCAAAAAACCCGAGCTCGCCATCCACAGCAAGCACATGGGCCGCGTCTTCGAAAACCTCGGTGACTTCGTCCGCTACAGCAAGGTCGCCGCCCTACCCGAGCGCATCCTGAAGCTCCCCCACGACTACGTTTACCCTGATGCCAAGCCGCACGCCATCATCCAGCCCGCCACCATGCTCGGACAGCCACTCACCGGCGATCTGCGCACCTTTGCCGCCTGGATGACGTCTCCAGAAAACCCACGCTTCACCACCGTCATCGCCAATCGGCTTTGGAAAAAAGTCTTCGGCCACGGCCTCATCGAGCCCGTCGATGAAATCATGGACAGCACCGTCCCCTCGCACCCCGCCCTCATGCGCCACCTCGAAAAGCTCATGATCAGCCTCCGCTACGACCTCCGCGCCTACCTCCGCATCCTCTACAACACCACCGCCTATCAAAACCAAGCCACCCACACCGAGCACACCGCCGGAGAGACCTACCACTTCACCGGTCCCATGCTCCGCCGCATGACCGCAGAGCAGATCTACGACAGCTTCGTCACCCTCATTCATCCTACCCCCGATCTACCCCACCGACACGGCATCGACAGCGAAATGGCCTCCAAGATCACCTATCGCGGCAAGCTCAGCGACGCGCTCGACCTCCTCACCGCCCAGGAAATCTTCGATGGAGCCGCCAAAGCCAGTCTCGGCTACGAAGCCATCCAGCAGCGCTCCAAACCTCTCCGTGACGCCTACACCGCCGCCCAAAAAGCCAAAGACAAGCCCCTCATCGAAAAACTCAACCTCGAAATCCGCAGCATCGAATTCACCGCCCGCACCGGTATCCACGACCACGTCGTCGTACCCGCCGTCGCACGGCTTTACGAGAAAAAAACCGGTCATCCCGCCCCACCGCCCATCCCCGTGCGCAGGCCCACCCTCGAAGAACTCAAAAAAACCGGCCAAAACCGCGACTACATCTCCATCCCCGGCTACGACGCCGACCAGCGCATCCCACAGGACGAAAAAAACGCCGCCCAAGCCCGCGAAACCATCTACCGCCAAGAAGCCGCCCATTTTCAGCTCACCGAGCTCCCCGCCTACCTCAAAGCCCGCGAAGCCCACTACCGCGACTGGCCCCGCGCCGCCCAGCTCGACTCCCCAGCCCCCCGCGGTCACTATTTACGCGAATTCGGCCAAAGCGACCGCGACCTCATCGACAACGCCAGCAGCGACGCCAGCATGCCCCAGGCACTCGTCCTCATGAACAGCGAGCTCTTCGCCACCATCCTACAGCCCCACACCCAGCTCCGGCTCCAGCTCAGCACCGCCCGCACACCCGACGAGCAGCTCGAAATCATCTACCGCACCCTCCTCACACGCAGCCCCACCCCAGCCGAAAAAGCCACCTGGACCCGCTCCGGCCTCACCACCCCCGAAGACCTCATCTTCGCGCTCCTCAACACCCAGCAGTTCATCTTCATCCAGTGA
- a CDS encoding ABC transporter ATP-binding protein — protein MADHAFLTIENISRSFGTHHAVDRVSLEISAGEIFSLLGPSGCGKTTLLRLIAGFEQPDAGRILLDGQDITALPPERRPVNTVFQNYALFPHLSARENIAFGPRMAGRPRAETAAAVADMLEMIQMTPHAEKKPAQLSGGQRQRIAIARALVNRPRLLLLDEPLAALDLKLRQHLLTELRSLHAATGTTFIYVTHDQGEALSLSDRVAVMHAGRVEQVDTPRGLYQSPRTTRIAAFVGDACLLPARVLGLQAQNLTQVHVEGLGQLLAATPDPAPSPGEALHLMLRPERLRLATGPQPQENAITAQVTATAYHGPHQRLTLQAGPHTLTMQAENTPAMPGDTLVVTFAPEDARLLRAAD, from the coding sequence ATGGCCGATCACGCCTTTTTGACCATCGAAAACATCTCTCGCAGCTTTGGCACCCACCACGCTGTCGATCGTGTATCGCTAGAGATCTCTGCTGGAGAGATTTTCTCCCTCCTCGGCCCTAGTGGCTGTGGCAAGACCACCCTCCTGCGCCTCATCGCCGGCTTTGAGCAGCCAGATGCAGGCCGCATCCTCCTCGATGGCCAAGACATCACCGCCCTGCCACCCGAGCGCAGACCCGTGAACACCGTGTTTCAAAACTATGCCCTCTTTCCCCACCTCAGTGCACGGGAAAATATCGCCTTTGGACCCCGCATGGCTGGCAGACCCCGCGCAGAGACCGCCGCTGCCGTCGCCGACATGCTCGAAATGATCCAAATGACACCGCATGCCGAAAAAAAGCCCGCCCAGCTCAGCGGCGGTCAGCGTCAGCGCATCGCCATCGCCCGTGCCCTCGTCAATCGGCCCCGCCTCCTCCTGCTCGATGAGCCGCTCGCCGCGCTCGATTTAAAACTCCGCCAGCACCTCCTCACCGAGCTGCGCAGCCTCCATGCCGCCACTGGCACCACCTTCATCTACGTCACCCATGATCAGGGGGAGGCACTCAGCCTCAGCGACCGCGTCGCCGTCATGCATGCAGGCCGTGTCGAGCAAGTGGACACACCCCGCGGACTCTACCAGTCACCCCGCACCACCCGCATCGCCGCCTTTGTCGGTGATGCATGCCTCCTCCCTGCACGCGTGCTCGGTTTACAGGCGCAAAATCTCACTCAAGTGCATGTGGAAGGCCTTGGCCAGCTACTCGCCGCTACCCCAGATCCAGCTCCCAGCCCAGGCGAGGCTCTGCACCTCATGCTACGCCCAGAGCGCCTCCGGCTGGCCACCGGCCCCCAGCCCCAGGAGAATGCCATCACCGCCCAAGTCACCGCCACCGCCTACCACGGCCCCCATCAGCGTCTCACACTCCAAGCCGGCCCCCACACACTCACCATGCAGGCAGAGAACACACCGGCCATGCCCGGAGACACCCTAGTCGTCACCTTTGCCCCCGAAGATGCCCGGCTGCTGCGAGCGGCGGACTAA
- a CDS encoding protein kinase, translating into MSDRFQTLQYLEESTACVLRLARDTRLQMDVVQRIYKNNAAEHVAGLQALYTNLAAVESPHVERVLECGRDENGAFFTLTAAPRHGVALTELLRRGPVNAAEFEVLARQLLDALEALQDHGVVHGTLTAHHIRISGTAAAEWKVVVDGFGTGFEAKSTTEEDQVTAYRCAAPEQWQGGTARRRTDIYALGCVLYEALAARPAFESRSLKGLRTKHLGHDLPPLEKQAPHVPRWMTAWVMSLIVADPDTRPRKATVVRETFLLRDTTRVPVAAPMPVAPELVHPQGLSAPVSLPPQRPVLHATARTIPIAVGPNVGPTQPPRRPLPAAAKSPVSAPVAQVRPKSAAKSKMPLGAIAVIIVVLSLAGWWVLKPAAGSKSSSTGSSSTSPRIIDIGTDGLMKGFRDLGSFRQRYYAGEDSAKAPNLPGGVAKPLAYDQLYAWFRPGSGINTFSGSDDDKPGRVTDTVALWHDLGPVSGDNALAVLPWDVGTARRITFQMLKPDAKKLPLPGPRHFVVFGASSSAPEATLGFIGRGQGKAVPFADAASSGATLAVVFYQDASKRPKDSIVAHVNFGDGSMALKTDSEGHAFFAMGHVGAQATAASRVRRIEVPALDATIPTVALATWRTNGAISVHLLNAKGAVADGAVQIPAPAQTLQNIALGGDAYWTYRDAGSAKSPFYGGVAELRLYAAALAESDQQKLIEELRREYFP; encoded by the coding sequence ATGTCGGACCGGTTTCAGACGCTACAATACCTCGAAGAGAGCACGGCTTGTGTTTTGCGCCTCGCGCGGGATACGCGGTTGCAGATGGATGTGGTGCAGCGCATCTACAAAAACAATGCGGCGGAGCATGTAGCGGGACTCCAGGCTTTATACACCAATCTGGCCGCGGTGGAGTCTCCGCATGTGGAGCGGGTGCTGGAGTGCGGGAGGGATGAAAATGGGGCTTTTTTCACACTGACAGCGGCTCCTCGGCATGGAGTGGCACTGACAGAGCTACTGCGGCGTGGGCCAGTGAATGCAGCGGAGTTCGAGGTGCTCGCAAGGCAACTCCTTGATGCTCTGGAGGCACTCCAGGATCACGGAGTCGTGCATGGCACGCTCACGGCCCATCACATCCGCATCAGTGGCACGGCGGCAGCGGAGTGGAAGGTGGTGGTGGATGGATTCGGCACCGGATTCGAGGCGAAATCGACCACCGAGGAAGACCAAGTGACTGCGTATCGCTGCGCTGCGCCCGAGCAATGGCAGGGTGGCACGGCACGGCGGCGCACGGATATTTATGCGCTGGGCTGTGTCTTATATGAAGCCCTGGCGGCACGGCCTGCCTTTGAGTCCCGGTCGCTGAAAGGATTGCGCACAAAGCATCTCGGCCACGATTTGCCGCCGCTGGAGAAGCAGGCTCCGCATGTGCCACGCTGGATGACGGCATGGGTGATGAGCCTCATCGTGGCTGATCCAGATACGCGTCCGCGAAAGGCCACCGTGGTAAGAGAGACTTTTCTGCTGCGGGATACGACACGTGTGCCGGTAGCTGCGCCAATGCCTGTGGCCCCGGAGCTGGTGCATCCGCAGGGGCTCTCGGCACCAGTTTCACTACCGCCGCAGCGCCCGGTGCTGCATGCGACGGCTAGGACGATCCCCATCGCCGTGGGGCCCAATGTCGGCCCGACTCAGCCCCCGCGCCGCCCACTACCTGCGGCTGCCAAATCGCCTGTGAGTGCCCCAGTGGCCCAGGTGCGGCCAAAAAGTGCCGCGAAGTCAAAAATGCCCCTCGGAGCGATCGCTGTGATCATCGTGGTCCTCAGCCTTGCTGGCTGGTGGGTGCTAAAACCGGCTGCTGGCTCCAAAAGTAGCTCCACAGGCTCTAGCAGCACCTCCCCGCGCATCATCGACATCGGCACGGATGGTCTGATGAAGGGTTTTCGTGATCTAGGCAGCTTCCGGCAGCGATATTATGCAGGAGAGGATTCGGCGAAGGCGCCAAACCTGCCTGGCGGCGTGGCGAAGCCTCTGGCCTATGATCAGCTCTACGCCTGGTTCCGCCCCGGCTCAGGCATCAATACCTTCTCTGGCAGTGATGATGACAAACCAGGTCGTGTCACGGACACGGTGGCGCTGTGGCATGATCTCGGGCCAGTGAGCGGTGATAATGCGCTGGCTGTCCTGCCCTGGGATGTCGGGACGGCAAGGCGTATCACTTTCCAGATGCTCAAGCCAGATGCGAAGAAGCTCCCGCTGCCCGGCCCGCGCCATTTTGTGGTCTTTGGAGCGAGCAGCAGCGCCCCAGAGGCCACGCTGGGCTTCATCGGACGCGGACAGGGTAAGGCGGTGCCATTTGCAGATGCGGCCTCCAGCGGTGCCACGCTAGCGGTGGTTTTTTATCAAGATGCGAGCAAGCGGCCAAAGGACTCGATCGTAGCGCATGTGAATTTCGGAGATGGTTCCATGGCACTCAAAACAGACAGTGAAGGGCATGCGTTTTTTGCCATGGGGCATGTCGGCGCTCAAGCAACGGCCGCCAGCCGCGTGCGGAGGATCGAAGTGCCCGCTCTGGATGCGACGATACCGACTGTGGCCCTGGCGACATGGCGCACGAACGGAGCGATCTCGGTGCATTTACTCAATGCAAAGGGGGCTGTGGCAGATGGAGCCGTGCAAATCCCTGCGCCAGCGCAGACGCTCCAAAACATTGCCCTCGGGGGAGACGCTTACTGGACCTACCGCGACGCGGGCAGCGCCAAATCGCCCTTCTATGGAGGCGTGGCTGAGCTACGTCTGTATGCAGCAGCTCTGGCAGAGTCGGATCAGCAAAAGCTCATCGAGGAACTGCGCCGCGAGTACTTCCCATGA
- a CDS encoding PKD domain-containing protein, protein MKNAFSKLQLASAIALTLGSFSMSALAEAVVERPSLPNYRFSRNLKNRDLVTMSSAFLNQVAPHHGSTGSEFRKLIARDRCLCADRQAHMYYACEVPPQAATGATGTDSLLQPQTPSTTAAKPLLHSRPDSLRKIYLDFDGHTTTGTYWNSNFTSGAAITTPPFDLDGSPTTVSTTEATRIEAIWRRVAEDYAPFDVDVTTEDPGAAALTRSGSTDTAFGVRVCVGGSCYDWFGSGAGGVAYLGSFTWNTDTPCFVFTAQLGGGHDKYTAEAASHEAGHTLGLNHDGQTNITEYYAGHGDWAPIMGVGYYKAVTQWSRGEYPNANNTQDDIAVMASYGVVAATDDHAGTQTTATDIGSAGGSISAQGLISTRTDADLFRFAAGAGAATFQAQPAALGPNLDIQLSLYDSAGTLLATENPAGLPGQLSATLTGGTYYLAVDGAGVGDSSTGYSDYGSLGVYGLSAVVPPVSGMVPIASVSQSAPTTGTVPLTVSFSSNGSYDPDGTISSFRWDFGDGSAPETVANPVHVYQAAGTYTASLIVTDNDGLTATASTVIQVNPAPVDARMSISSISLVSSTTSRGTQVTARVTVLDKAGRPVSGVIVYANWSGVTTKSVSAKTSRTGVAGFVSPRLTSPGVLTFTVNNAVKSGLTYDATLNIETSESLTIP, encoded by the coding sequence ATGAAAAATGCATTCTCGAAATTACAACTAGCGTCTGCGATTGCTCTCACTCTGGGCAGCTTTTCGATGAGTGCCCTAGCTGAGGCCGTGGTGGAGCGTCCAAGTCTGCCGAACTATCGCTTTAGCCGCAATCTCAAGAATCGCGACTTGGTGACGATGTCGTCCGCCTTCCTCAATCAAGTGGCTCCACATCATGGCAGCACGGGTTCAGAATTCAGAAAACTCATCGCTCGTGATCGCTGCCTCTGCGCAGATAGGCAGGCGCATATGTACTACGCTTGCGAAGTGCCGCCACAGGCTGCTACTGGAGCCACAGGGACCGACAGCCTCCTCCAGCCGCAAACGCCGAGCACCACGGCGGCGAAACCCTTGCTCCACAGCCGCCCAGACTCCCTGCGGAAGATTTATCTCGATTTCGACGGCCATACGACCACCGGCACCTACTGGAACTCGAATTTCACTTCCGGGGCAGCCATCACGACGCCTCCTTTCGACCTCGACGGCAGTCCCACGACTGTGAGCACGACAGAAGCCACTCGCATCGAGGCCATTTGGCGTCGCGTGGCGGAGGATTACGCCCCTTTCGATGTCGATGTGACGACGGAGGACCCCGGTGCGGCTGCCTTGACTCGCAGTGGCAGTACCGATACGGCTTTTGGAGTGCGGGTATGTGTGGGCGGCAGTTGTTACGACTGGTTTGGCTCTGGAGCGGGCGGAGTGGCCTATCTGGGCTCCTTCACTTGGAATACGGACACGCCTTGCTTTGTTTTTACTGCGCAGTTGGGCGGTGGTCATGATAAGTACACGGCGGAAGCTGCGAGCCATGAGGCTGGACACACTCTAGGGCTCAATCATGACGGACAGACCAATATCACGGAGTATTACGCTGGTCATGGCGACTGGGCTCCGATCATGGGCGTCGGTTATTATAAAGCGGTGACACAATGGAGCCGTGGTGAGTATCCCAATGCAAACAACACCCAGGACGACATCGCTGTGATGGCGAGCTATGGCGTCGTGGCAGCTACAGATGACCACGCAGGGACGCAGACCACGGCGACAGATATTGGTAGCGCAGGTGGCAGCATCTCCGCGCAGGGCCTCATCAGCACACGGACAGACGCAGACCTTTTTCGCTTCGCCGCAGGTGCGGGAGCCGCTACTTTTCAGGCCCAACCCGCTGCGCTTGGACCGAATCTCGACATCCAGCTCTCACTTTATGACAGTGCAGGCACATTGCTCGCCACTGAGAATCCAGCAGGCCTCCCTGGCCAGCTCAGTGCCACACTCACGGGCGGCACATACTATCTCGCGGTCGATGGTGCTGGAGTGGGAGACAGCAGCACTGGATACAGTGACTACGGCAGCCTCGGGGTCTATGGACTCAGCGCCGTGGTGCCGCCAGTGAGCGGTATGGTCCCCATCGCGAGCGTGTCGCAGAGTGCTCCTACCACTGGCACCGTGCCGTTGACAGTCTCCTTCTCCAGCAATGGCAGCTATGACCCAGATGGCACGATCAGCAGCTTCCGCTGGGATTTCGGTGATGGCTCTGCGCCTGAGACGGTGGCCAATCCGGTCCATGTGTATCAGGCCGCTGGCACCTACACCGCATCCCTCATCGTCACGGATAACGACGGCCTCACTGCTACCGCTAGCACCGTCATCCAAGTCAATCCGGCACCCGTGGATGCCCGCATGAGCATTTCCTCCATCTCGCTGGTATCCTCCACCACCTCACGCGGCACCCAGGTCACGGCACGCGTCACCGTGCTCGACAAAGCGGGCCGCCCAGTCTCTGGCGTGATCGTTTATGCGAACTGGTCCGGCGTCACCACCAAATCCGTCTCTGCAAAAACCAGCCGCACGGGTGTAGCAGGATTCGTCAGCCCACGCCTCACCTCCCCCGGCGTCCTCACCTTCACCGTCAACAATGCGGTGAAAAGTGGCCTCACCTACGACGCTACGCTCAATATCGAGACCTCAGAGAGCCTCACGATTCCGTGA
- a CDS encoding sulfite exporter TauE/SafE family protein produces the protein MNWLSEHTLLPADPWLLLLATFGAMCIGMSKAGLSGTATLNVVLMAHLFGAKASVGIILPMLIAADFMGYWINRHGGSWLRVLPMVPPAIVGVIVGWWLLDKLDNQAARIVIGWLILALLAFNLLLNRRRQDFVQLAEHRLFAWSMGCMAGVVTMLANAAGPVMTVYLLAQHLEKKEHLGVFSRFFLFINLFKAPFSANLGIIHSKSLLTNLALLPGVILGVLIGWQILKRLPQKPFEHVLFWLTAFAALWMIR, from the coding sequence GTGAACTGGCTCTCTGAACACACCCTCCTCCCCGCAGATCCGTGGCTGCTGCTGCTCGCCACCTTTGGGGCGATGTGCATCGGCATGTCCAAAGCAGGTCTCTCCGGCACCGCCACGCTCAATGTCGTGCTCATGGCGCATCTATTCGGGGCAAAGGCCTCCGTCGGCATCATCCTTCCCATGCTCATCGCCGCAGATTTCATGGGCTACTGGATCAATCGTCACGGCGGTAGCTGGCTCCGCGTGCTGCCCATGGTCCCGCCCGCCATCGTGGGTGTCATCGTCGGCTGGTGGCTGCTCGATAAGCTCGATAACCAGGCGGCACGCATCGTCATCGGCTGGCTCATCCTCGCTCTCCTGGCCTTCAATCTGCTGCTCAATCGCCGCAGGCAAGACTTTGTGCAGCTCGCAGAGCATCGTCTCTTTGCCTGGAGCATGGGCTGCATGGCGGGTGTCGTCACCATGCTCGCAAACGCTGCCGGCCCCGTCATGACCGTGTATCTGCTGGCGCAGCATTTGGAGAAAAAAGAGCACCTCGGCGTCTTCAGCCGCTTCTTCCTCTTCATCAATCTCTTCAAGGCCCCCTTCAGTGCCAATCTCGGCATCATTCACTCCAAATCGCTGCTCACCAATCTAGCGCTGCTCCCCGGTGTCATACTCGGCGTCCTCATCGGCTGGCAGATCCTCAAGCGCCTGCCGCAAAAGCCCTTTGAGCACGTCCTCTTCTGGCTCACCGCCTTTGCAGCGCTCTGGATGATCCGCTGA
- a CDS encoding membrane dipeptidase — MPTALTRRHLLKKLPLTALAGSFHIHVRSQESRERWRTGNPAIDRPREIALGLLKPTQAQIDHAWELHFGSVVFESYGFAPRCAIDADAFNAAIDAGAGAAELADLRESMSMNRNATSERERKEFLDAFHAAGVTCIFQNTGEEGSDPMRLIKRLAHFTKATDLMQPALSKVVTAEEITALKKNGHVGLCFTTNGVPLMQDWESVRDELRFIRIFHELGTRMMHATYNRRNPIGDGAGEPHDGGLSDFGHAAVAEMNRIGVIVDVAHSGWKTALDAAKASAKPMVASHTTCCGVYEHFRGKPDATIKAICDTDGLIGICCISRFLGGKGDITSLMDHLDHMLKKFGSRHAAIGCDVAYTSRFDKEERAKLKKAPSGPAGRWEHLWPKDDFITTPEAELSIAWSNWPLFTLGMIQRGHSDDTIRQVIGENMLRVLKANTI; from the coding sequence ATGCCCACCGCTCTCACACGCCGTCATCTGCTCAAAAAACTCCCGCTCACTGCCCTGGCAGGCAGTTTTCACATCCACGTTCGCTCCCAGGAATCGCGCGAGCGCTGGCGCACTGGCAATCCAGCCATCGACCGCCCGCGTGAGATCGCCCTGGGCCTGCTGAAACCCACCCAGGCCCAAATCGACCACGCATGGGAGCTCCACTTCGGCAGCGTGGTCTTTGAGAGCTACGGCTTTGCCCCGCGCTGCGCCATCGACGCAGACGCCTTCAATGCCGCCATCGACGCCGGTGCTGGGGCCGCCGAGCTCGCAGATCTGCGTGAGTCGATGTCCATGAACCGCAACGCCACCAGCGAACGCGAGCGCAAGGAATTCCTCGATGCCTTTCACGCCGCTGGCGTCACCTGCATCTTCCAAAACACCGGCGAAGAAGGCAGCGATCCCATGCGCCTCATCAAGCGCCTCGCGCACTTCACCAAGGCCACCGACCTCATGCAGCCCGCGCTTTCCAAAGTCGTCACAGCTGAAGAAATCACGGCGCTCAAAAAAAATGGCCACGTCGGCCTCTGCTTCACCACCAATGGCGTCCCGCTCATGCAGGACTGGGAAAGCGTGCGCGATGAGCTGCGCTTCATCCGCATTTTTCACGAGCTCGGCACCCGCATGATGCATGCCACCTACAATCGCCGGAATCCCATCGGCGATGGCGCAGGCGAGCCGCATGACGGCGGACTCAGCGACTTCGGCCATGCCGCCGTGGCAGAGATGAACCGCATCGGCGTCATCGTCGATGTGGCACACAGCGGCTGGAAAACGGCCCTCGATGCCGCCAAAGCCAGCGCCAAGCCCATGGTCGCCAGCCACACCACCTGCTGCGGTGTTTACGAGCACTTCCGTGGCAAGCCGGATGCCACCATCAAGGCCATCTGCGACACCGATGGCCTCATCGGCATCTGCTGCATCTCACGCTTCCTCGGTGGCAAAGGCGACATCACCTCGCTCATGGATCACCTTGACCACATGCTGAAAAAATTCGGCTCGCGGCACGCCGCCATCGGTTGCGACGTGGCCTACACTTCACGTTTTGACAAAGAAGAACGTGCCAAGCTGAAAAAAGCCCCCTCCGGCCCTGCCGGCCGCTGGGAGCACCTCTGGCCCAAAGACGACTTCATCACCACTCCAGAGGCCGAGCTCAGCATCGCCTGGTCGAACTGGCCTCTCTTCACCCTCGGCATGATCCAGCGCGGCCATAGCGACGATACCATTCGCCAAGTCATCGGTGAAAATATGCTCCGCGTGCTCAAAGCGAACACGATCTAG